The following are encoded in a window of Microbacterium sp. LWO13-1.2 genomic DNA:
- a CDS encoding ABC transporter permease → MTTLAATGADASASAPTATAGPSRAARGRRSARSWAWLGLIPFAAYVIGFLAVPTLLAIGSGFFTKDGSFTWTNVAALGDPVVLNTFANTGWLSLITAVVGAVVGALVCYALLGMNPEGAIRSTVDAAAGVLAQFGGVMLAFAFIATIGIKGVVTEFLSGAFGIDIFASGAWIYELPGLYLPYIYFQIPLMVITFMPALAALKPQWTEANLTLGGTRASFWLRIGFPVLAPSFLASLLLLFANSFSSFATAAALSSQGSQIVPLQIRTALTSETMLGRENLAGALALGMIIVVGVVMALYSLIQRRAARWQS, encoded by the coding sequence GTGACGACCCTCGCTGCAACGGGAGCGGACGCCTCGGCATCCGCTCCCACCGCGACCGCCGGCCCCTCGCGCGCTGCGAGGGGCCGGCGGTCCGCGCGGTCATGGGCGTGGCTGGGACTGATCCCGTTCGCCGCCTACGTGATCGGATTCCTCGCCGTTCCGACCTTGCTCGCCATCGGCTCCGGCTTCTTCACGAAAGACGGTTCGTTCACCTGGACGAACGTCGCCGCCCTCGGCGACCCGGTCGTGCTGAACACCTTCGCGAACACCGGGTGGTTGTCGTTGATCACCGCCGTCGTCGGCGCGGTCGTCGGAGCCCTGGTCTGTTACGCGCTGCTCGGTATGAACCCCGAGGGCGCGATCCGCTCGACGGTGGATGCCGCCGCCGGTGTGCTCGCCCAGTTCGGCGGAGTGATGCTCGCGTTCGCTTTCATCGCGACGATCGGCATCAAGGGCGTCGTCACCGAGTTTCTTAGCGGTGCATTCGGCATCGACATCTTTGCCAGCGGCGCGTGGATCTACGAGCTCCCCGGCCTCTACCTGCCGTACATCTACTTCCAGATCCCGCTGATGGTGATCACGTTCATGCCCGCACTCGCCGCACTGAAGCCGCAGTGGACCGAGGCGAACCTCACCCTCGGCGGCACCCGCGCGAGCTTCTGGCTGCGCATCGGATTCCCCGTGCTCGCCCCTTCCTTCCTCGCCTCCCTGCTGCTGCTGTTCGCCAACTCGTTCTCGTCGTTCGCGACGGCGGCTGCTCTGTCCAGCCAGGGCTCCCAGATCGTGCCGCTGCAGATCCGCACCGCGCTGACCAGCGAGACCATGCTCGGCCGGGAGAACCTCGCCGGAGCCCTCGCTCTCGGCATGATCATCGTCGTCGGAGTCGTCATGGCCCTGTACTCGCTCATCCAGCGTCGGGCAGCGCGGTGGCAGTCATGA
- a CDS encoding ABC transporter permease subunit, translating to MNRLGPSLTTRWIIGIVVGAFFAIPLISTFLYTLRDSAGGMSLERWVTLFDPATSAAIKPIWIGLGNSLVLALVTVLIVLFLLAPTMILMNLRFPKLRPVFEFAVLLPISIPAIVLVVGLAPIYLQIGRTLGTGTWTLAFAYGITVLPFAYRSIQASIDAADMKTLAEAARSLGASWPTVVLRVLAPNLRQGLLAASLISIAVVLGEYTIASLLNRQVFQTALIVVQKQDAYAPAIFTLLALLFCFLLLLTIGRAARGTGKARS from the coding sequence ATGAACCGCCTCGGTCCCTCCCTCACGACCCGCTGGATCATCGGGATCGTCGTCGGCGCGTTCTTCGCGATCCCGTTGATCTCGACGTTCCTCTACACACTCCGTGATTCGGCCGGTGGCATGTCGCTCGAACGATGGGTGACGCTGTTCGATCCCGCGACCTCGGCGGCGATCAAGCCCATCTGGATCGGTCTCGGCAACTCGCTGGTGCTGGCTCTGGTCACGGTTCTGATCGTGCTGTTCCTGCTCGCACCCACGATGATCCTGATGAATCTGCGCTTCCCGAAGCTGAGGCCGGTCTTCGAGTTCGCCGTACTGCTGCCGATCTCGATCCCGGCGATCGTGCTCGTCGTCGGCCTCGCGCCGATCTATCTGCAGATCGGGCGGACACTCGGCACCGGCACCTGGACGCTCGCCTTCGCGTATGGGATCACGGTCCTGCCGTTCGCCTACCGCTCGATCCAGGCATCCATCGACGCGGCGGACATGAAGACGCTCGCCGAGGCTGCCCGCTCGCTCGGTGCGAGCTGGCCGACGGTGGTGCTCCGAGTGCTCGCACCGAATCTGCGGCAGGGGCTGCTCGCAGCATCGCTCATCTCGATCGCTGTCGTGCTGGGCGAGTACACCATCGCATCGCTGCTGAATCGGCAGGTGTTCCAGACGGCGTTGATCGTCGTGCAGAAGCAGGATGCCTACGCACCGGCGATCTTCACGCTGCTGGCACTGCTGTTCTGCTTCCTCCTGCTCCTCACCATCGGCCGCGCCGCCCGCGGCACCGGAAAGGCCCGCTCATGA
- a CDS encoding ABC transporter ATP-binding protein, whose translation MTLPRTADNMLLAEAGEGTRVQLQGIVKSYAGNRVLHGVDLDIAPGEFVSLLGPSGCGKTTLLRVLAGLEGADEGAVLLGGGDVSRVPTNKRDIGMVFQSYSLFPHLRVVDNTAFGLRRRGAGRAEAAKRALDALALVGLDAFADRFPHQLSGGQQQRVALARALVTEPKVLLLDEPLSALDAKVRVQLRDEIRRIQLRLGITTVFVTHDQEEALAVSDRIAVMNAGRIEQIGSPEQLYTEPTTAGVAAFVGLSSVVSGVAEGDHVMVWGQSLPLRSPADGPVDVYLRPENVYFASEADAATDALVEESTFLGSIRRTLVRTESGELVRLQHSPRFHPAFGDRVRIAVNPEPVAVHPRG comes from the coding sequence ATGACCCTCCCCCGTACCGCCGACAACATGCTGCTCGCCGAGGCCGGCGAAGGTACACGCGTGCAGCTGCAGGGCATCGTCAAGAGCTACGCCGGAAACCGCGTCCTGCACGGCGTCGATCTCGACATCGCCCCGGGCGAGTTCGTCTCGCTTCTCGGTCCGTCCGGCTGCGGCAAGACGACGCTGTTGCGGGTGCTGGCCGGTCTCGAGGGCGCCGACGAGGGTGCGGTGCTGCTCGGCGGCGGCGACGTCTCGCGCGTGCCGACGAACAAGCGCGACATCGGCATGGTGTTTCAGTCCTACTCGCTGTTCCCGCACCTTCGGGTCGTCGACAACACCGCCTTCGGTCTGCGTCGTCGCGGTGCGGGTCGGGCGGAAGCCGCCAAGCGCGCCCTCGACGCCCTCGCTCTCGTCGGGTTGGATGCCTTCGCCGACCGGTTCCCCCATCAGCTCTCCGGCGGCCAGCAGCAGCGCGTGGCGCTCGCCAGGGCGCTGGTCACCGAGCCCAAGGTGCTGCTGCTCGACGAGCCGCTCTCCGCGCTGGATGCGAAGGTGCGGGTGCAGCTGCGCGATGAGATCCGCCGCATCCAGCTCCGCCTGGGGATCACCACGGTGTTCGTGACGCACGATCAGGAGGAGGCCCTCGCGGTCTCCGACCGGATCGCCGTGATGAACGCCGGTCGCATCGAGCAGATCGGCTCCCCCGAGCAGCTGTATACCGAGCCGACGACGGCCGGAGTCGCCGCGTTCGTCGGTCTGTCCAGCGTCGTGTCGGGTGTCGCCGAGGGCGACCACGTCATGGTGTGGGGACAGAGCCTTCCGCTGCGCTCCCCCGCCGACGGCCCGGTCGACGTCTACCTGCGACCGGAGAACGTGTACTTCGCTTCTGAGGCGGATGCAGCCACCGACGCGCTCGTCGAGGAGAGCACCTTCCTCGGCAGTATCCGGCGCACGCTCGTGCGTACGGAATCCGGCGAGCTCGTGCGGCTGCAGCACTCGCCGCGCTTTCACCCTGCCTTCGGCGATCGGGTGCGCATCGCGGTGAATCCAGAGCCGGTGGCGGTGCATCCGCGCGGTTGA
- a CDS encoding aldo/keto reductase: MVTPQLAVEETHTRTGGWAVLGPGNIARTFLTGLASSAGELVAVGSSDASRAQSFADEAKQQGAADVTAGDYAHALADPRVDAVYVSSVHTAHAALAIAAIEAGKAVLCEKPLAVNHGTAMALVDAARQAGVPLVEAYMYRFHPQTRAVLDLVRAGAIGRVLHIDASFAFRVGERQGRLFDPALAGGGILDVGGYTVTMASAVVDAADGVHASEPVDLTAGGTLGPTGVDEWTVARATYRSGITATLTTGVMTPAANTVTILGEKGSIRVAEPWVPSGDAEIELATGDGVRTIVIEATDAYALEADATIAALREGRPDAPEMTSAETLATARTLDRWRAAIGLRYPFEAEDADIAPVRGSFRGIGADGDMPYGDIPGVGKRVSRLVMGVDNQPDLAHASAIFDVYAEQGGNVFDTAYIYGDGDLEKRLGRWIANRGVREDVVVITKGGHTPHCDPESVSRQLLESLERQGTDYADIYMLHRDNPEVPVGEFVDVLDEHARAGRIRVFGGSNWSPERIDEANAYALANGRQGFGVVSDHFGLAEAYDVPWEGCVQVTDAASKRWLEERQIPLLPWSSQARGFFTGRARPDDRSDAELVRCYYSDENFERLRRAETLGAERGVPTTAIALAYVLAQPFPTFPLFGPRTIEETRSSMRGLTVDLTPEEVAWLDLRS, encoded by the coding sequence ATGGTGACCCCTCAGCTCGCAGTCGAAGAGACACACACCCGCACCGGTGGATGGGCCGTGCTCGGCCCGGGGAACATCGCGCGCACATTCCTCACCGGCCTCGCATCGAGCGCGGGTGAGCTCGTCGCGGTCGGCAGCTCGGATGCCTCGCGGGCCCAGTCGTTCGCCGACGAAGCGAAGCAGCAGGGCGCCGCCGACGTGACGGCAGGCGACTACGCGCACGCCCTCGCCGATCCTCGCGTCGACGCGGTCTATGTGTCCAGCGTGCACACGGCTCACGCCGCTCTCGCGATCGCGGCGATCGAGGCCGGCAAGGCCGTGCTCTGCGAGAAGCCCCTCGCCGTGAACCACGGGACGGCAATGGCGCTCGTCGATGCCGCCCGGCAGGCCGGAGTACCGCTCGTCGAGGCCTACATGTACCGCTTCCACCCGCAGACCCGTGCTGTGCTCGACCTCGTGCGCGCGGGAGCCATCGGCCGCGTTCTCCACATCGATGCGTCCTTCGCCTTCCGCGTCGGTGAGCGCCAGGGGCGACTGTTCGACCCGGCCTTGGCGGGCGGCGGCATCCTCGATGTCGGCGGGTACACCGTCACGATGGCATCGGCCGTCGTCGACGCCGCGGATGGCGTGCACGCATCCGAGCCCGTCGACCTGACGGCCGGCGGCACCCTCGGCCCCACCGGCGTCGACGAATGGACCGTCGCCAGAGCGACGTACCGCAGCGGCATCACGGCGACTCTGACGACCGGCGTCATGACCCCGGCGGCGAACACCGTGACCATCCTCGGCGAGAAGGGCAGCATCCGCGTGGCGGAACCCTGGGTTCCGAGCGGCGATGCCGAGATCGAGCTCGCCACCGGCGATGGCGTGCGCACCATCGTGATCGAGGCCACCGACGCGTATGCACTCGAGGCCGACGCGACCATCGCTGCGCTGCGCGAAGGGCGGCCCGACGCGCCGGAGATGACGTCGGCAGAGACCCTTGCGACGGCGCGCACCCTCGATCGCTGGCGCGCCGCCATCGGCCTGCGCTACCCCTTCGAGGCCGAGGATGCGGACATCGCGCCGGTGCGCGGTTCGTTCCGCGGCATCGGGGCCGACGGCGACATGCCGTACGGCGACATCCCGGGTGTCGGCAAGCGCGTCTCGCGCCTCGTGATGGGCGTCGACAACCAGCCCGACCTGGCTCACGCGTCAGCGATCTTCGACGTCTACGCCGAGCAGGGCGGCAACGTCTTCGATACCGCGTACATCTACGGTGACGGTGACCTCGAGAAGCGGCTGGGCCGCTGGATCGCGAACCGCGGTGTCCGCGAAGACGTCGTGGTCATCACGAAGGGCGGGCACACCCCGCACTGCGACCCGGAGTCGGTATCGCGCCAGCTTCTCGAGAGTCTCGAGCGACAGGGAACCGACTACGCCGACATCTACATGCTCCACCGCGACAACCCCGAAGTCCCCGTCGGCGAGTTCGTCGACGTTCTCGACGAGCACGCCCGCGCCGGCCGTATCCGCGTGTTCGGCGGATCGAACTGGTCGCCTGAGCGCATCGACGAGGCCAACGCCTACGCTCTGGCCAACGGGCGGCAAGGATTCGGCGTCGTGAGCGATCATTTCGGGCTTGCCGAGGCATACGACGTACCCTGGGAGGGTTGTGTGCAGGTGACCGATGCCGCGTCGAAGCGCTGGCTGGAGGAGCGGCAGATCCCGCTTCTCCCGTGGTCATCACAGGCACGTGGATTCTTCACCGGTCGCGCCCGTCCGGACGACCGCAGCGACGCCGAGCTCGTGCGCTGCTACTACAGCGACGAGAACTTCGAGCGCCTGCGTCGCGCCGAGACCCTGGGGGCCGAGCGCGGCGTGCCGACGACAGCGATCGCACTCGCCTACGTGCTCGCGCAGCCCTTCCCGACATTCCCCCTCTTCGGACCGCGTACGATCGAGGAGACCCGCTCGTCGATGCGGGGACTCACTGTCGATCTCACACCCGAAGAGGTGGCGTGGCTGGATCTTCGCAGCTGA
- a CDS encoding LacI family DNA-binding transcriptional regulator has product MAGSSQLTGAGDPGASGPPATRRRATILDVAAAAGVSRQTVTRAVNDMPGISVETRRRVLEAASMLAYRPSRFGRGLVTGGDSQLGLVVSDLRNPYSPELAAAVVRRAAADGWSVSLVDIGLAGSADRLLHSLHAQVDVIVGYLGEWALGWESRFGATPLILLDADADSSHAGVNLDPTAAIEDLAAHLVAVGTRRPVVLDASEPHATSGRGIAMMAALERRGLAPELVHASASTPEHASAVTAQVIRRATPPDAIFAFNDLMALGVLSACRHAGLDVPRDIRVAGVDGLTIGALVAPTLTTLAVDFDEVARHTLELAVALREGVPGADLKRVSKHRLVLRESA; this is encoded by the coding sequence GTGGCTGGATCTTCGCAGCTGACCGGCGCAGGCGACCCCGGGGCATCGGGGCCGCCTGCCACGCGTCGGCGTGCGACCATCCTCGACGTCGCTGCGGCTGCCGGGGTGTCACGCCAGACCGTCACTCGCGCGGTCAACGATATGCCGGGCATCAGCGTCGAGACCAGGCGTCGGGTCCTCGAGGCCGCGAGCATGCTCGCCTACCGCCCCTCTCGATTCGGTCGAGGGCTCGTCACGGGCGGCGACAGCCAGCTCGGACTCGTCGTCAGCGATCTGCGCAATCCGTACTCCCCCGAGCTGGCCGCGGCGGTCGTCCGCCGTGCCGCTGCCGACGGATGGAGCGTCTCCCTCGTCGACATCGGGCTCGCCGGCTCCGCCGATCGGCTTCTGCATTCACTTCATGCGCAGGTCGATGTCATCGTCGGCTATCTCGGCGAGTGGGCGCTGGGGTGGGAGAGCCGGTTCGGCGCGACGCCTCTCATCCTGCTCGACGCGGATGCGGACTCCAGCCATGCCGGGGTGAATCTGGATCCGACCGCAGCGATCGAGGATCTGGCGGCTCACCTCGTGGCCGTCGGTACCCGCCGGCCGGTCGTGCTCGATGCATCCGAGCCTCATGCGACGAGTGGTCGCGGGATCGCGATGATGGCGGCCCTCGAGCGGCGAGGTCTCGCACCCGAGCTCGTGCACGCCTCCGCCTCGACACCGGAGCATGCGTCGGCCGTAACGGCGCAGGTCATCCGTCGTGCCACACCTCCAGACGCCATCTTCGCGTTCAACGATCTGATGGCGCTCGGTGTGCTCTCGGCGTGCCGCCACGCCGGCCTCGACGTGCCCCGCGACATCCGCGTCGCGGGAGTCGACGGTCTCACGATCGGCGCCCTCGTCGCCCCGACGCTCACGACCCTCGCGGTGGATTTCGACGAGGTCGCCCGCCACACTCTCGAGCTCGCCGTCGCGCTCCGCGAGGGCGTTCCCGGTGCCGACCTGAAACGCGTCTCGAAGCACCGTCTCGTGCTGCGCGAATCGGCGTAG
- a CDS encoding DUF202 domain-containing protein, whose translation MTKRPALFDPGLQLERTALAWRRTAVALVIGSLFVLRVVPVVSPTSWMQGLVLLPALLGFALAIWTWIRGGARYRGVAKALVRGAPIPGAGGEFLTLAAVSALIGGAASGMLLIR comes from the coding sequence GTGACGAAGCGACCTGCGCTCTTCGACCCCGGGCTCCAGCTCGAGCGCACTGCATTGGCCTGGCGCCGTACCGCGGTCGCGCTCGTCATCGGATCGCTGTTCGTGCTCCGTGTGGTTCCGGTGGTCTCCCCGACGAGCTGGATGCAGGGCCTGGTTCTCCTCCCCGCGCTCCTCGGCTTCGCCCTCGCGATCTGGACGTGGATCCGAGGAGGCGCCCGATACCGTGGCGTGGCGAAGGCGCTGGTCAGGGGCGCGCCGATCCCCGGGGCCGGTGGAGAGTTCCTGACCCTCGCTGCCGTCTCGGCGCTCATCGGCGGCGCGGCATCGGGGATGCTCCTGATCCGGTAG
- a CDS encoding DUF202 domain-containing protein, with translation MRASRFPAAVYRHGSEPDPRFSLANERTFLAWIRTALGMLAAGVALEVLGLDIAESMRIAASLILIHSGTVLPLIAWWEWGRAERALRNSDPLPGSVMSLFVGLVVAVVGLVLLGGIYTR, from the coding sequence ATGAGAGCGAGCCGATTCCCCGCCGCCGTCTACCGGCACGGGAGCGAGCCGGACCCTCGCTTCTCGTTGGCCAATGAACGCACGTTCCTGGCGTGGATCCGCACCGCGCTCGGTATGCTCGCGGCCGGAGTGGCTCTCGAAGTCCTCGGACTCGACATCGCGGAGTCGATGCGCATCGCAGCATCGCTGATCCTGATCCACAGCGGCACCGTGCTGCCACTGATCGCGTGGTGGGAGTGGGGGAGAGCCGAGCGTGCACTGCGAAACAGCGACCCGCTTCCTGGATCCGTGATGAGCCTCTTCGTCGGGCTCGTCGTAGCCGTTGTGGGACTCGTCCTTCTCGGTGGGATCTACACGAGGTGA
- a CDS encoding formylglycine-generating enzyme family protein — translation MSGRRVRAVPAGVFILGDHFDDGNDFDGETPVRAVSLLEFDIDETPVTNAQFAEFVDASGHVTEAERFGTSAVFHSVVAAADRDVLGRSPSAPWWIEVRGADWRHPAGPGSDLEGLSGHPVVHISWHDATAYSAWAGRTLPSEDQWEAAARGGLIGARYPWGDELLAGSVWPCNIWQGAFPDVNTAEDGWVATSPVRTYQPNGYGLYDMAGNVWEWTRDQYAPRLRRAPRALPLLDDRRATRGGSYLCHDSYCNRYRVSARTGNTPDSSAANCGFRTVSKAPDS, via the coding sequence ATGAGCGGACGACGAGTGCGTGCCGTTCCCGCGGGAGTCTTCATTCTCGGAGACCATTTCGACGACGGCAACGACTTCGACGGAGAGACTCCCGTTCGCGCGGTCTCCCTCCTCGAATTCGACATCGACGAGACGCCCGTCACGAACGCGCAGTTCGCCGAGTTCGTCGATGCCAGCGGGCACGTCACCGAGGCGGAGCGATTCGGAACATCGGCCGTGTTCCACTCCGTGGTCGCCGCCGCAGATCGAGACGTCCTCGGCCGGTCGCCCTCGGCACCGTGGTGGATCGAAGTGCGCGGGGCCGACTGGCGGCACCCCGCGGGCCCCGGAAGCGATCTCGAGGGGCTCAGTGGCCATCCGGTGGTGCACATCTCATGGCACGATGCGACGGCCTATTCGGCGTGGGCAGGGCGCACCCTACCCAGCGAGGATCAGTGGGAGGCCGCGGCCCGCGGCGGACTGATCGGCGCCAGATACCCGTGGGGAGATGAGCTTCTTGCCGGCTCCGTGTGGCCGTGCAACATCTGGCAGGGCGCATTCCCGGACGTGAACACGGCCGAGGACGGATGGGTGGCGACTTCGCCTGTGCGCACCTATCAGCCGAACGGATACGGCCTCTACGACATGGCCGGGAACGTCTGGGAGTGGACACGCGATCAGTACGCCCCGCGTCTCCGACGCGCACCTCGCGCCCTTCCGCTGCTCGATGACCGCCGCGCGACCCGGGGCGGTTCGTATCTGTGCCATGACTCGTACTGCAATCGGTACCGGGTCTCCGCGCGCACCGGCAACACGCCGGATTCGTCAGCGGCCAACTGCGGATTCCGCACCGTTTCGAAGGCGCCCGACTCATGA
- a CDS encoding sulfatase, with translation MVRNEGTAKMRAIMVMFDSLNRHMLPPYGSDEIEAPNFRRLAERTVTFDNFYAGSMPCMPARRELHTGRHNFLHRSWGPLEPFDDSMPEMLGRQGVHTHLASDHPHYWEDGGATYHPRYTTWEFFRGQEGDPWKGEVAPVGTPGQGFRSRMHRQDEVNRGYLRHEADHPQTQTFDAGIEFMKTNMDADRWFVQIECFDPHEPFFTYDDYKLMYPHEYEGPAFDWPPYAKVTEPADQVEHARAEYKALVSMCDRSLGRVLDLMDEHEMWDDTLLIVNTDHGFLLGEHGWWAKTVQPWFNELVHLPAFVWDPRTGGAGERRSELVQTIDIAPTLLDFFGVPSTPDMLGGPLSTVEREGALFGAHGGHVNVTDGRYVYMRACATPENAPLEEYTLMPTHMRGRFAPGEFEGAELAEPFPFMKGIRPLRLVGRTPINPYMHGTLLFDLENDPGQQHPLDDPELELRMLRLLARLLHENAAPVSQFIRLGIPVDGEPAVEHLLVHAQSGIATAAAAPMPPIEDFAVGEIGVATPITELLGHPRARDVLARYAPMLTQSEILGMLGDATLYDFAAVTAFPVVQLHRIADALASISQPAQEGRAALAGTAT, from the coding sequence GTGGTACGAAACGAAGGGACCGCGAAGATGCGTGCGATCATGGTGATGTTCGACAGTCTCAACCGGCACATGCTGCCGCCGTACGGCTCGGACGAGATCGAGGCTCCGAACTTTCGGCGGCTCGCCGAACGGACTGTCACATTCGACAACTTCTACGCGGGCTCCATGCCGTGCATGCCGGCCAGGCGCGAGCTGCATACCGGTCGGCACAACTTCCTGCACCGCAGTTGGGGGCCGCTGGAGCCCTTCGACGATTCCATGCCCGAGATGCTCGGACGGCAGGGCGTCCACACGCACCTGGCCAGCGATCACCCGCACTACTGGGAGGACGGCGGCGCGACCTACCATCCGAGGTACACGACGTGGGAGTTCTTCCGCGGGCAGGAGGGCGACCCCTGGAAGGGGGAGGTCGCGCCGGTCGGTACGCCAGGGCAGGGGTTCAGGAGCCGGATGCACCGGCAGGACGAAGTCAACCGCGGCTACCTCCGGCACGAGGCCGATCACCCGCAGACGCAGACGTTCGACGCGGGAATCGAGTTCATGAAGACGAACATGGATGCCGACCGTTGGTTCGTGCAGATCGAGTGCTTCGACCCGCATGAACCGTTCTTCACCTACGACGACTACAAACTGATGTATCCGCACGAGTACGAGGGACCCGCCTTCGACTGGCCCCCGTACGCGAAAGTCACTGAACCCGCCGATCAGGTCGAGCATGCGCGGGCCGAGTACAAGGCGCTCGTCAGCATGTGCGATCGGTCTCTCGGACGCGTGCTCGACCTGATGGACGAACACGAAATGTGGGATGACACCCTGCTCATCGTCAACACCGACCACGGCTTCCTTCTCGGAGAGCACGGCTGGTGGGCGAAGACCGTTCAGCCGTGGTTCAACGAACTCGTGCACCTTCCCGCGTTCGTCTGGGATCCGCGTACCGGCGGTGCGGGGGAGCGCCGTTCCGAGCTTGTGCAGACGATCGACATCGCTCCGACACTGCTCGACTTCTTCGGCGTGCCTTCGACACCGGACATGCTCGGCGGCCCTCTCTCGACGGTCGAGCGAGAGGGGGCGCTCTTCGGGGCGCACGGCGGCCATGTGAACGTCACCGACGGGCGATATGTGTACATGCGTGCCTGCGCGACCCCCGAGAACGCCCCCTTGGAGGAGTACACCCTGATGCCGACCCACATGCGCGGACGCTTCGCGCCCGGAGAGTTCGAGGGGGCGGAACTCGCCGAGCCCTTCCCCTTCATGAAGGGCATCCGTCCGCTGCGTCTGGTCGGCCGGACACCGATCAACCCCTATATGCACGGGACGCTGCTCTTCGATCTCGAGAATGACCCGGGGCAACAGCATCCTCTCGATGATCCGGAGCTGGAATTGCGCATGCTTCGACTGCTCGCGCGGCTTCTTCACGAGAACGCGGCCCCGGTGAGCCAGTTCATCCGCCTCGGCATCCCCGTCGACGGGGAGCCCGCAGTGGAGCACTTGCTCGTGCATGCGCAGAGCGGCATCGCGACAGCGGCGGCGGCGCCGATGCCGCCGATCGAGGACTTCGCCGTCGGGGAGATCGGCGTGGCGACTCCGATCACGGAGCTTCTCGGGCATCCGCGTGCTCGCGACGTGCTGGCGAGATACGCGCCGATGCTCACCCAGAGCGAGATTCTCGGGATGCTCGGCGACGCCACTCTCTACGACTTCGCCGCCGTCACTGCCTTCCCCGTCGTGCAGCTGCATCGAATCGCCGACGCGCTCGCATCGATCTCGCAGCCCGCGCAGGAGGGCCGGGCGGCACTTGCCGGAACCGCCACATGA
- a CDS encoding PadR family transcriptional regulator, with protein sequence MKLEHILLGLLGEMPRTGYEIKRFLDVHGRFLRANTTMSQVYRSLSSMTANGWVAYSVDERPGAQDAKIYHVTPEGTTVLYEWLEGPYVPPIRFQDSELTVRLAFAGYLTPEQLVSLIDIELAARRDQVAKYRFRDRTIEVDPTVEFDRVLSAAVSERLHEHGAQAVDLHIAGLERLRSDLLDGSLVASSASTDAAP encoded by the coding sequence ATGAAGCTCGAACACATCCTCCTCGGCCTCCTCGGCGAGATGCCCAGAACCGGGTACGAGATCAAGCGGTTCCTCGACGTCCATGGACGCTTCCTTCGCGCGAACACGACCATGAGTCAGGTCTATCGATCCCTCTCATCGATGACCGCGAACGGATGGGTGGCCTACTCCGTCGACGAGCGACCCGGCGCGCAGGACGCGAAGATCTATCACGTCACCCCCGAGGGAACGACCGTCCTGTACGAGTGGCTCGAGGGGCCGTACGTGCCGCCGATCCGGTTCCAGGATTCGGAGCTGACCGTACGGCTCGCGTTCGCCGGATACCTGACGCCGGAGCAGCTCGTCTCACTCATCGACATCGAGCTGGCCGCGCGTCGCGACCAGGTGGCCAAGTATCGATTCCGCGATCGCACGATCGAAGTAGATCCGACCGTCGAATTCGACCGCGTCCTCTCCGCCGCCGTCAGCGAGCGCCTTCACGAACACGGCGCCCAGGCGGTCGACCTCCACATCGCGGGGCTGGAACGCCTCCGGAGCGACCTGCTCGACGGATCCCTCGTGGCGTCGAGCGCGTCCACCGACGCAGCCCCGTAG